A window of Candidatus Methylomirabilota bacterium contains these coding sequences:
- a CDS encoding FAD-binding oxidoreductase yields METADVVVIGGGVNGASITYALAARGVKRVVLLEQGPLAHGASGRSSALVRMHYTNEWDARLAWASFPVFRHWSELMGGPPVFTHTGFVNVVAPEFTEALRKNIEMLRGIGINTTALTPAELRDLQPFARVDDLGAAAYEPESGYASPVDVVEGFGRRARELGATVRLWTPATAVVRRESRVIGVETAAGTIHAGAVVVAAGAWAPRLCRAMGLALPARPKAIDTVAVTRPPELARGHMVFIDNAQGSYFRQEAGGLTLVGVPCQEWDIDPDTLGTGLPPHAAGVGASILTHRIPAMEAATLARGYRAFDCYSTDRHAILGPVDGVDGLYLATAFSGSGFKIAPAVGQCMAELITEGRAKTVDLTAFGLRRFAEGRSPQGPYPYAQRLDHAEPGAESRR; encoded by the coding sequence ATGGAGACCGCGGACGTCGTCGTCATCGGCGGCGGCGTCAACGGCGCCAGCATCACCTACGCGCTGGCCGCGCGCGGCGTGAAGCGCGTGGTCCTGCTCGAGCAGGGGCCGCTCGCCCACGGCGCGTCCGGCCGCTCGAGCGCCCTCGTCCGCATGCACTACACGAACGAGTGGGACGCGCGCCTCGCGTGGGCGAGCTTTCCGGTGTTCCGCCACTGGAGCGAGCTGATGGGCGGGCCGCCGGTGTTCACCCATACCGGCTTCGTGAACGTGGTGGCGCCGGAGTTCACCGAGGCGCTCAGAAAGAATATCGAGATGCTCCGCGGCATCGGCATCAACACCACCGCGCTCACCCCGGCCGAGCTGCGCGACCTCCAGCCCTTCGCCCGCGTGGACGACCTCGGCGCCGCCGCCTACGAGCCCGAGTCGGGTTACGCGAGCCCGGTGGACGTGGTGGAGGGCTTCGGGCGGCGCGCGCGCGAGCTCGGGGCGACCGTGCGCCTCTGGACGCCGGCCACCGCGGTGGTGCGCCGCGAGAGTCGCGTCATCGGCGTCGAGACGGCGGCGGGGACGATTCACGCGGGCGCGGTGGTGGTGGCGGCGGGCGCGTGGGCGCCGCGGCTGTGCCGCGCGATGGGGCTGGCGCTGCCCGCCCGGCCCAAGGCCATCGACACGGTGGCGGTGACGCGCCCACCCGAGCTGGCGCGCGGCCATATGGTCTTCATCGATAACGCGCAGGGGAGCTACTTCCGCCAGGAGGCGGGCGGGCTCACGCTCGTCGGCGTGCCGTGCCAGGAATGGGACATCGATCCCGACACGCTCGGCACCGGTCTGCCGCCCCACGCCGCGGGCGTGGGCGCGAGCATCCTGACCCATCGCATCCCCGCCATGGAGGCGGCCACGCTGGCCCGCGGCTACCGCGCCTTCGACTGCTACAGCACCGATCGCCACGCCATCCTGGGGCCGGTGGACGGCGTGGACGGCCTCTATCTCGCGACGGCGTTCAGCGGCTCGGGTTTCAAGATCGCCCCCGCGGTGGGGCAGTGCATGGCCGAGCTGATCACGGAGGGCCGCGCCAAGACCGTGGATCTCACCGCCTTCGGCCTGCGCCGCTTCGCCGAGGGCCGCTCGCCCCAGGGCCCGTATCCCTACGCGCAGCGACTGGACCACGCCGAGCCCGGCGCGGAGTCGCGACGGTGA
- a CDS encoding ABC transporter permease — protein MARFLARRLLHLGPVLLGVSAIVFLVLHLAPGDPAEIMLGANANREDLERLRSQLGLDQPLHVQYVTWIGHVARGDLGRSLWMKRPVLGEVLERFKATLLLTGTALFLSTVGGIALGIASARRANSLLDRLSAVASLFGASMPTFWLGIVLMVIFSLWLGWLPASGMYAPYGGGGLRDLLAHLVLPAITLAAASITIIARLTRAAMLEMLGQDYVRTARAKGLAERPVVWRHALKNALIPIVTVVGVQAGYLLGGAVLTETVFAWPGVGTLVVQGILARDIPLVQGGVLVIALSFVLVNLAVDTLYAWLDPRIKYN, from the coding sequence GTGGCCCGCTTCCTCGCGCGCCGGCTCCTGCATCTGGGACCCGTGCTGCTCGGGGTGTCGGCGATCGTGTTCCTCGTGCTGCACCTGGCCCCCGGCGATCCCGCCGAGATCATGCTGGGCGCCAACGCCAACCGGGAAGATCTCGAGCGCCTCCGCTCGCAGCTCGGTCTCGATCAGCCGCTGCACGTGCAGTACGTCACCTGGATCGGCCACGTGGCCCGCGGCGACCTCGGCCGCTCGCTCTGGATGAAGCGGCCGGTGCTGGGCGAGGTGCTGGAGCGCTTCAAGGCCACGCTGCTGCTCACCGGCACCGCGCTCTTCCTCTCCACCGTGGGCGGAATCGCGCTCGGCATCGCCTCCGCCCGGCGAGCCAACTCGCTGCTGGACCGCCTGTCCGCCGTGGCGTCGCTGTTTGGCGCCAGCATGCCCACGTTCTGGCTGGGCATCGTGCTCATGGTGATCTTCTCGCTGTGGCTCGGCTGGCTTCCCGCCTCCGGCATGTACGCGCCGTACGGCGGCGGCGGGCTACGGGACTTGCTGGCGCACCTCGTGCTGCCCGCGATCACGCTCGCGGCGGCTTCGATCACGATCATCGCCCGGCTCACGCGCGCGGCCATGCTGGAGATGCTGGGGCAGGACTACGTGCGAACGGCGCGCGCCAAGGGCCTCGCCGAGCGCCCAGTGGTGTGGCGCCACGCGCTGAAGAACGCGCTGATCCCGATTGTGACTGTCGTAGGCGTCCAAGCGGGCTATCTCCTCGGCGGCGCCGTCCTCACCGAGACCGTGTTCGCCTGGCCGGGCGTGGGCACCCTGGTGGTCCAGGGCATCCTCGCCCGCGACATTCCCTTGGTGCAGGGCGGTGTCTTGGTGATCGCGCTGTCCTTCGTGCTCGTGAACCTCGCCGTGGACACCCTCTACGCGTGGCTGGATCCGCGCATCAAGTACAACTAG
- a CDS encoding cyclic nucleotide-binding domain-containing protein yields MQIQPIDYLVHLSNVLLLVAYSVRDILWLRWFAVAAALTNIPYFLLQGTVLWPPVLWALVFTAINLYQISRIYLERRPVVLSTDEQRLYELGFQSLRPREFVALTLVGEWKSAAAGDKVLIEGEPASSLCIAISGSAEVRKQGRPLGLLEPGHIIGTALALRGVPSPVDATFIEPTRYMSWPLPSLLAFIDKRPDLRVALQSLASHDLTRKIERLLAER; encoded by the coding sequence ATGCAGATTCAGCCCATCGACTATCTCGTGCATCTCTCGAACGTCCTGCTGCTCGTCGCGTATTCGGTGCGAGACATCCTGTGGCTGAGGTGGTTTGCCGTCGCGGCCGCCCTCACCAACATCCCCTATTTCCTGCTTCAAGGGACCGTGCTGTGGCCACCGGTTCTCTGGGCACTGGTATTCACCGCCATCAATCTGTATCAGATCTCGCGTATCTATCTCGAGCGCCGTCCCGTCGTCCTTTCCACGGACGAGCAGCGGCTCTACGAGCTTGGATTCCAGTCGCTGCGTCCTCGCGAGTTCGTCGCGCTGACCCTGGTGGGCGAGTGGAAGAGCGCCGCCGCTGGCGACAAGGTCCTGATCGAGGGTGAGCCGGCCTCGAGTCTCTGCATCGCGATCTCCGGGAGTGCGGAAGTTCGCAAGCAAGGTCGGCCCCTGGGACTACTCGAGCCGGGGCACATCATCGGCACGGCTCTCGCCCTGAGAGGTGTCCCGTCGCCCGTCGACGCAACGTTCATCGAGCCCACACGTTACATGAGTTGGCCGCTCCCGAGCTTGCTCGCGTTCATTGACAAGAGACCGGACCTCCGCGTTGCACTCCAGAGCCTGGCGAGCCACGACCTCACCCGGAAGATCGAGCGGTTGCTCGCCGAGAGGTAG
- a CDS encoding RidA family protein codes for MAKRAKRRQTVKRAAARPKPPAKPHRQEIRVPGMSEPISHFTHVVRAGNIVFVSGCVGSDAQGRTVGGDDATAQARQALENIKRCLTAAGATFADVCKVTVFLKNMADREKVNVARKEYFGPHRPASTLVEISKFVRDDILVEIEATAVVAR; via the coding sequence ATGGCCAAACGTGCGAAGCGGCGGCAGACGGTGAAGCGAGCGGCGGCGCGTCCGAAACCACCGGCCAAACCCCATCGGCAGGAGATCCGTGTGCCCGGCATGTCCGAGCCCATCAGCCACTTCACCCACGTCGTGCGCGCGGGCAACATCGTGTTCGTGTCGGGCTGTGTGGGGTCCGACGCCCAGGGCCGCACCGTGGGGGGTGACGATGCCACCGCCCAGGCGCGGCAGGCGCTCGAGAACATCAAGCGCTGCCTCACTGCCGCCGGCGCCACCTTCGCCGACGTCTGCAAGGTCACGGTGTTCCTCAAGAACATGGCCGATCGCGAGAAGGTGAACGTCGCGCGCAAGGAGTACTTCGGGCCGCACCGGCCGGCGAGCACCCTGGTGGAGATCTCGAAGTTCGTGCGCGACGACATCCTGGTCGAGATCGAGGCCACCGCGGTCGTGGCGCGATGA
- a CDS encoding PhzF family phenazine biosynthesis protein, with amino-acid sequence MSAREYRFIQVDVFTDRVFGGNPLAVVLDGGGLADGEMQAIAMEMNLSETTFILPPTRPDCAARVRIFTPRRELQFAGHPTVGTAWVMAVHGLVAGSPSAFKLDEGIGPVPVTLEGEPKQPSFIWMRHGPPEFGPEMANRAEIAAALGLTEADLIPGAPIQTGSTGSRFMFVPLRDRATVDRALLDVPKIIKALGDQPLVGIFVFAPDPDPTAARVHSRMFAPHTSGIPEDPATGSATGPLGAYLVKQKLVKASGPVSIVSDQGVKMGRHSRLHIRGVERGGALTEIEVGGGVVPVIDGRLRVP; translated from the coding sequence GTGAGCGCGCGCGAGTATCGCTTCATCCAGGTCGACGTCTTCACCGACCGCGTGTTCGGGGGCAATCCCCTCGCGGTGGTGCTCGACGGCGGAGGCCTGGCCGACGGCGAGATGCAGGCCATCGCCATGGAGATGAACCTCTCCGAGACGACCTTCATCCTGCCGCCCACGCGCCCAGACTGCGCGGCGCGCGTGCGCATCTTCACGCCCCGGCGGGAGCTTCAGTTCGCGGGACATCCCACCGTGGGCACCGCGTGGGTCATGGCGGTGCACGGCCTGGTTGCCGGATCGCCCTCGGCATTCAAGCTGGACGAAGGTATCGGCCCGGTGCCCGTCACCCTCGAGGGCGAACCCAAGCAGCCCTCCTTCATCTGGATGCGCCACGGACCGCCCGAGTTCGGCCCGGAGATGGCCAATCGCGCCGAGATCGCCGCGGCGCTCGGGCTCACCGAGGCCGATCTCATCCCCGGCGCGCCCATCCAGACCGGCTCCACCGGCTCGCGGTTCATGTTCGTGCCGCTGCGCGACCGCGCCACCGTCGATCGCGCGCTGCTCGACGTGCCGAAGATCATCAAGGCGCTGGGTGATCAGCCCCTGGTCGGCATCTTCGTCTTCGCGCCCGATCCCGATCCGACCGCGGCGCGCGTACACTCGCGCATGTTCGCGCCGCACACCTCGGGCATTCCCGAGGATCCCGCCACTGGCTCGGCCACGGGCCCCCTCGGCGCCTATCTGGTGAAGCAGAAGCTGGTCAAGGCCAGCGGTCCGGTCTCGATCGTGAGCGATCAGGGTGTGAAGATGGGACGTCACAGCCGGCTCCACATCCGCGGCGTCGAGCGTGGCGGCGCGCTCACGGAGATCGAGGTGGGCGGCGGGGTGGTGCCGGTGATCGACGGCCGGCTGCGCGTGCCGTGA
- a CDS encoding FAD-dependent oxidoreductase translates to MAALPRSADIVIIGAGAIGTAIAYHLARKGARDVLILERDMVGAGSTSKAAGGIRVEFPLKVEVEFSLRGIEFFKRFRDEMGAECDFRQEGYLFLLTTEADVERFRKNMAVQHALGADSRLIGPQEARELVPSMRVDDVLAAVWGPRDGYASPNDVVQAYAARARARGVTIAEETAVTGIEVEHGRVTAVQTSAGRVATRLCINAAGPWAAPIGEMAGLRIPVDPRRRHIFVTDAFTEVKHPIPLLTDRSTGFYCRSEQQAVLLSAGDIGPRTEFTATVDWSMLEEAVRKAVNRIPVLESAQVRHAWAGLRPLTPDEHAIIDWAPGVEGLFLAVGFCGHGFQHSYATGQVTAEWLLDGKPSLDLSDLSMSRFGG, encoded by the coding sequence ATGGCCGCGCTGCCCCGCTCCGCCGACATCGTCATCATCGGCGCCGGCGCCATCGGCACCGCCATCGCCTATCACCTCGCGCGCAAGGGAGCCCGCGACGTCCTGATCCTCGAGCGCGACATGGTGGGTGCGGGGTCCACCAGCAAGGCTGCCGGCGGCATTCGCGTCGAGTTCCCCCTGAAGGTCGAGGTGGAGTTCTCGTTGCGCGGGATCGAGTTCTTCAAGCGGTTCCGCGACGAGATGGGCGCGGAGTGCGATTTTCGCCAGGAGGGCTATCTGTTCCTCCTCACCACCGAGGCCGACGTGGAGCGCTTCCGCAAGAACATGGCCGTCCAGCACGCGCTCGGCGCGGACTCGCGCCTGATCGGCCCCCAGGAGGCGCGCGAGCTGGTGCCGTCGATGCGGGTGGACGACGTGCTCGCGGCGGTGTGGGGCCCGCGCGACGGGTACGCCTCGCCCAACGACGTGGTGCAAGCCTACGCCGCCCGGGCCCGCGCGCGCGGCGTGACCATCGCCGAAGAGACCGCGGTCACCGGGATCGAGGTAGAGCACGGGCGCGTGACGGCCGTGCAGACGAGCGCGGGGCGCGTGGCCACGCGCCTGTGCATCAACGCCGCCGGCCCCTGGGCGGCCCCGATCGGCGAGATGGCGGGGCTCCGCATTCCCGTCGACCCCCGGCGTCGCCACATCTTCGTCACCGACGCGTTCACCGAGGTCAAGCATCCCATCCCGCTCCTCACGGACCGCAGCACCGGCTTCTACTGCCGGAGCGAGCAGCAGGCGGTGCTGCTGAGCGCAGGCGACATTGGCCCTCGCACGGAGTTCACGGCCACCGTGGACTGGAGCATGCTCGAGGAAGCCGTGCGCAAGGCGGTGAATCGCATCCCCGTGCTCGAGTCGGCGCAGGTGCGCCACGCCTGGGCCGGGCTGCGCCCGCTCACGCCCGACGAGCACGCCATCATCGACTGGGCGCCCGGAGTCGAGGGGCTGTTCCTCGCGGTGGGTTTCTGCGGCCACGGCTTCCAGCACTCGTACGCGACCGGGCAGGTGACGGCGGAGTGGCTGCTCGATGGCAAGCCGTCGCTCGACCTGAGCGATCTGTCCATGTCACGCTTCGGAGGGTAA
- a CDS encoding ABC transporter permease — protein MRRHLRRNRLAAAALLVIALAVLAALAAPWLPLADPDTVETASRLRPPGSPGHPLGTDEFGRDLLSRLVWGARVSLLAGVGTAAAAMVLGVSLGLIAGYYRGWVESLIMRFTDILMAFPFILLAIAIVAGLGPGLRNAMIAIAIVGFPIYARLVRGVVLTVREREFVEAARALGSPDRLILARHVAPHLLSPVVVAFSLDVGAKILTTAGLSFLGLGTQPPTADWGSMLATGRQFVILSPHVVLLPGLAIFVTVLALNLVGDAVRDLLDPRTRAA, from the coding sequence ATGCGCCGTCACCTCCGCAGGAACCGCCTCGCCGCGGCCGCCCTCCTGGTCATCGCGCTCGCCGTGCTGGCCGCCCTCGCCGCACCGTGGCTGCCGCTCGCCGATCCCGACACGGTGGAGACCGCGAGCCGCCTCCGGCCGCCGGGCAGCCCCGGGCACCCGCTCGGCACCGACGAGTTCGGGCGCGATCTCCTGAGCCGGCTCGTCTGGGGCGCGCGCGTGTCGCTGCTGGCCGGGGTCGGCACCGCCGCCGCGGCGATGGTGCTGGGGGTGAGCCTGGGCCTCATCGCGGGCTATTATCGCGGCTGGGTGGAATCGCTCATCATGCGCTTCACGGACATCCTCATGGCGTTCCCGTTCATCTTGCTCGCCATCGCCATCGTGGCCGGGCTCGGCCCCGGCCTGCGGAACGCCATGATCGCCATCGCCATCGTGGGCTTCCCCATCTACGCGCGGCTAGTGCGGGGCGTGGTGCTCACCGTGCGCGAGCGCGAGTTCGTGGAGGCGGCGCGGGCGCTCGGAAGCCCCGACCGGCTCATCCTCGCGCGCCACGTGGCGCCGCATCTCCTCTCCCCGGTGGTGGTGGCCTTCAGCCTCGACGTCGGCGCCAAGATCCTCACCACCGCCGGCCTGTCGTTCCTGGGGCTCGGGACCCAGCCGCCGACGGCGGACTGGGGGAGCATGCTCGCCACCGGGCGCCAGTTCGTGATCCTGAGCCCGCACGTGGTGCTGCTCCCGGGCCTCGCCATCTTCGTCACCGTGCTGGCCCTGAACCTCGTCGGCGACGCCGTGCGCGATCTCCTCGATCCGCGCACGCGCGCCGCCTGA
- a CDS encoding ABC transporter substrate-binding protein, with the protein MTIRRLLALALLLPLALALGGGSAIAQPAGTLVVGLVAEPVNLDPAQVTDFNSNRVGRRIVEPLITFAEETTKLEPNLAESWTISPDGLQYTFKLRRGVKFHDGTPFNAAAVKFSIERQILADHPAAKLGKYPFANYFFGNVKAVEVLDDTTARFILKEPRASFLVVMAAPAASMVSPTAAMKAGVDFASAPVGTGPFRYGSWARGQQVVLEKFPEYWKGAPKVDRVVYRPIVEDQARLTELLTGTLDLIVGVPADFVAQLEGNAKVNLLKQVGAHVWYLGINNTKKPLDDKRVRQALNYAVNKDAIVKDVLKSTGVVSRGPVLPGTWGADPNLQAYPYDPAKAKKLLAEAGYPNGFSTTMWVPESGSGMQSPVAMAIVMQSNFRAVGVNVTLQTMEWGAYIAKLRTKEQELFALSWAAGSEDPDMVMYPLFHSSQWTPNGPNRAMYKNEKFDALLNDARQVTDQARRAALYREAQKILVEDAPWVFVDHEIQIAATSKRVQGFKLHPSFDLRVETVSLR; encoded by the coding sequence ATGACGATCCGACGGCTGCTGGCCCTGGCTCTCCTGCTTCCGCTCGCGCTGGCCCTGGGCGGCGGCTCCGCCATCGCGCAGCCCGCGGGCACGCTCGTCGTGGGCCTCGTCGCCGAGCCCGTGAACCTCGATCCCGCCCAGGTCACCGACTTCAACTCCAACCGCGTCGGCCGCCGCATCGTGGAGCCGCTCATCACGTTCGCCGAGGAGACGACCAAGCTCGAGCCGAACCTGGCCGAGTCCTGGACCATCTCGCCCGACGGGCTCCAGTACACGTTCAAGCTCCGCAGGGGCGTGAAGTTCCACGACGGCACGCCGTTCAATGCCGCCGCGGTGAAGTTCTCCATCGAGCGCCAGATCCTCGCCGACCATCCGGCCGCCAAGCTCGGGAAGTACCCCTTCGCCAACTATTTCTTCGGCAACGTCAAGGCCGTCGAGGTCCTGGACGACACGACCGCTCGCTTCATCTTGAAGGAGCCGCGCGCGTCCTTCCTCGTCGTCATGGCCGCCCCGGCGGCCTCCATGGTGAGCCCCACCGCGGCCATGAAAGCGGGCGTGGACTTCGCCTCCGCCCCCGTGGGCACCGGGCCCTTCCGCTACGGGTCCTGGGCGCGCGGGCAGCAGGTGGTGCTGGAGAAGTTCCCCGAGTACTGGAAGGGCGCCCCCAAGGTGGACCGCGTGGTGTACCGCCCCATCGTGGAGGATCAGGCGCGGCTCACCGAGCTCCTGACCGGCACGCTCGACCTGATCGTGGGCGTGCCCGCGGACTTCGTGGCCCAGCTCGAGGGCAACGCCAAGGTGAACCTCCTGAAGCAGGTGGGCGCGCACGTCTGGTATCTCGGCATCAACAACACCAAGAAGCCGCTGGACGACAAGCGCGTGCGCCAGGCGCTGAACTACGCGGTGAACAAGGACGCCATCGTCAAGGACGTCCTCAAGAGCACGGGCGTGGTGTCACGCGGCCCCGTGCTGCCCGGCACCTGGGGCGCCGATCCCAATCTCCAGGCCTATCCCTACGATCCCGCGAAGGCCAAGAAGCTCCTCGCCGAGGCGGGCTACCCCAACGGGTTCTCGACCACGATGTGGGTGCCGGAGTCGGGCTCGGGCATGCAATCGCCGGTGGCCATGGCCATCGTGATGCAGTCGAACTTCCGCGCGGTGGGCGTGAACGTGACCCTCCAGACCATGGAGTGGGGCGCTTACATCGCCAAGCTCCGCACCAAGGAGCAGGAGCTGTTCGCGCTGTCCTGGGCCGCGGGCTCCGAGGATCCGGACATGGTAATGTATCCCCTGTTCCACTCGAGCCAGTGGACGCCCAACGGCCCGAACCGCGCCATGTACAAGAACGAGAAGTTCGACGCGCTCCTCAACGACGCGCGGCAGGTCACCGACCAGGCCAGGCGCGCGGCCCTCTACCGCGAGGCCCAGAAGATCCTCGTGGAGGACGCGCCGTGGGTGTTCGTGGATCACGAGATCCAGATCGCCGCGACCTCCAAGCGCGTGCAGGGTTTCAAGCTCCACCCGAGCTTCGACCTCCGCGTGGAGACCGTCAGCCTCCGCTAG
- a CDS encoding zinc-binding dehydrogenase — protein sequence MRGIVFLGDRELELRDFPDPKPGPGEVVLEMKASGMCGSDLHPYRAPRKGTGAAASLGLGGTGGPVIGGHEPCGVVAERGPGVTEAEAPIGQRVMQHHYKGCGLCKHCRTGWSQLCPHGIVVYGMTGHGGHAPYMKVPAFTLVPLPDEISFEEGAAISCGTGTAYGALRRLNTSGRDTLAVFGQGPVGLSATMLGAAMGARVIAADVAPERLKLARDFGAEAVINSKETDPVAALKQLTHGEGVDQAMDCSGHPDARAAAVRSTRTWGQVCFVGEGGQVTLDVSPDMLRRQITIIASWTFNTVGQAECARFIADRKVPLKRLLTHRYKLDEAAAAYKLFDTQTTGKGVFVF from the coding sequence ATGCGCGGCATCGTTTTTCTCGGCGATCGTGAGCTGGAGCTTCGCGACTTCCCCGATCCCAAGCCGGGCCCCGGAGAGGTCGTCCTCGAGATGAAGGCCTCCGGCATGTGCGGGAGTGATCTGCATCCCTATCGCGCGCCCCGCAAGGGCACCGGCGCCGCCGCCTCGCTGGGGCTGGGCGGCACCGGCGGACCGGTGATCGGCGGGCACGAGCCCTGCGGCGTGGTGGCGGAGCGCGGCCCGGGCGTGACGGAGGCGGAGGCGCCCATCGGCCAGCGCGTCATGCAGCATCACTACAAGGGCTGCGGGCTCTGCAAGCACTGCCGCACCGGGTGGTCGCAGCTCTGCCCGCACGGCATCGTGGTGTACGGTATGACCGGCCACGGCGGCCACGCGCCGTACATGAAGGTGCCCGCCTTCACGCTCGTCCCGCTGCCGGACGAGATCTCGTTCGAGGAGGGGGCGGCGATCTCCTGCGGCACCGGCACCGCCTACGGGGCGCTGCGGCGGCTCAACACCTCGGGGCGCGACACGCTGGCCGTGTTCGGCCAGGGACCGGTGGGGCTCAGCGCCACCATGCTGGGCGCCGCCATGGGCGCGCGGGTGATCGCGGCCGACGTCGCTCCCGAGCGCCTCAAGCTCGCGCGGGACTTCGGCGCCGAAGCCGTCATCAACTCGAAGGAGACGGATCCCGTGGCGGCGCTCAAGCAGCTCACCCACGGCGAGGGCGTGGATCAGGCGATGGACTGCTCCGGGCATCCCGACGCGCGGGCGGCCGCGGTGCGGAGCACGCGGACCTGGGGCCAGGTCTGCTTCGTGGGCGAGGGTGGGCAGGTGACGCTCGACGTGAGCCCGGACATGCTGCGTCGCCAGATCACCATCATCGCGTCCTGGACGTTCAACACGGTGGGCCAGGCCGAGTGCGCCCGCTTCATCGCCGACCGGAAGGTCCCGCTCAAGCGACTGCTCACGCATCGCTACAAGCTCGACGAGGCCGCCGCGGCGTACAAGCTCTTCGACACGCAGACCACCGGCAAGGGCGTGTTCGTGTTCTGA
- a CDS encoding thiamine pyrophosphate-requiring protein: MKATAAIAEILKREGVEFIIGYPVNHILEAAAVAGIRPIIVRQERTGLHMADAVSRITSGRKIGVFCMQHGPGTENSFGGVAQAFGDSVPIVVIPGGYPRKIAGIPPNFNSTQNYRHVTKWAEYVMRAADVPDAMRRAFTQVKNGRPRPVLVEVPVDVMAEDVPDNFDYKPTPRTRVAPDAKDVAEAARVLVAAERPVIYAGQGVHYAKAWPQLRQLAELLECPVTTSLEGKSALPENHPLSLGSGGRSLPKAVYQFLQESDVIFGVGCSFSTTNYGISFPTKGKVYIHSTLDAADLNKDVPVDHPIIGDAGLVLDALIAEVKDRLKGAARGRLDAVTRGIKTVKAEWLNQWMPRLTQNTKPLSPYRVIWDLMHTVDLPNTIITHDAGSPRDQISPFWEAQSPLSYIGWGKTTQLGYGLGLAMGAKLAAPDKLCINLWGDAAIGFTGMDFETAVRERIPILSVLLNNFSMAIELKVMPVSTDKFRSTDISGHYADMAKAFGGHGERVTEPAEIVPAVKRAIAKTKEGTPALLEFITEKAVDFSMYP; encoded by the coding sequence ATGAAGGCCACCGCCGCCATCGCCGAGATCCTCAAGCGGGAGGGAGTCGAGTTCATCATCGGCTATCCCGTCAATCACATCCTCGAAGCCGCCGCCGTCGCCGGCATCCGGCCCATCATCGTGCGCCAGGAGCGCACGGGACTGCACATGGCGGACGCGGTGAGCCGCATCACCTCCGGGCGGAAGATCGGCGTCTTCTGCATGCAGCACGGCCCGGGGACGGAGAACTCGTTCGGCGGCGTGGCCCAGGCCTTCGGCGACTCGGTGCCCATCGTGGTGATCCCGGGCGGCTATCCGCGGAAGATCGCGGGCATCCCGCCGAACTTCAACTCCACGCAGAACTACCGCCACGTGACGAAGTGGGCGGAGTACGTGATGCGGGCCGCGGACGTGCCGGACGCGATGCGCCGCGCCTTCACCCAGGTGAAGAACGGCCGCCCGCGCCCCGTCCTCGTCGAGGTGCCGGTGGACGTGATGGCCGAGGACGTGCCCGACAACTTCGACTACAAGCCCACGCCGCGGACGCGGGTGGCGCCCGACGCCAAGGACGTGGCGGAGGCGGCGCGGGTGCTGGTGGCTGCCGAGCGGCCCGTCATCTACGCGGGCCAGGGCGTGCACTACGCCAAGGCCTGGCCGCAGCTCCGTCAGCTCGCCGAGCTGCTGGAGTGCCCGGTCACGACCAGCCTCGAGGGCAAGAGCGCGCTCCCCGAGAATCACCCGCTGTCGCTGGGCTCGGGCGGCCGGTCGCTGCCGAAGGCGGTGTACCAGTTCCTGCAGGAGTCCGACGTCATCTTCGGCGTGGGCTGCAGCTTCTCGACGACCAACTACGGCATCAGCTTCCCGACCAAGGGCAAGGTGTACATCCACTCCACCCTCGACGCCGCCGATCTCAACAAGGACGTGCCCGTCGACCATCCGATCATCGGCGACGCCGGGCTCGTGCTGGACGCGCTGATCGCCGAGGTGAAGGACCGGCTCAAGGGCGCCGCGCGCGGCCGCCTCGACGCGGTCACCCGCGGCATCAAGACCGTGAAGGCGGAGTGGCTCAACCAGTGGATGCCGCGCCTCACCCAGAACACCAAGCCCCTCAGCCCCTATCGCGTGATCTGGGACCTCATGCACACGGTGGATCTGCCCAACACCATCATCACGCACGACGCGGGCAGCCCGCGGGATCAGATCTCGCCGTTCTGGGAGGCCCAGTCGCCGCTCTCCTACATCGGCTGGGGCAAGACCACCCAGCTCGGCTACGGCCTCGGCCTCGCCATGGGCGCCAAGCTCGCCGCCCCCGACAAGCTCTGCATCAATCTCTGGGGCGACGCGGCCATCGGCTTCACCGGCATGGACTTCGAGACGGCGGTGCGTGAGCGCATCCCGATCCTGTCCGTGCTGCTCAACAACTTCTCCATGGCCATCGAGCTCAAGGTGATGCCGGTGTCCACCGACAAGTTCCGGTCCACGGACATCAGCGGCCACTACGCGGACATGGCGAAGGCCTTCGGCGGCCACGGCGAGCGGGTCACCGAGCCCGCGGAGATCGTGCCCGCCGTCAAGCGGGCCATCGCCAAGACCAAGGAAGGGACGCCCGCGCTGCTCGAGTTCATCACCGAGAAGGCCGTCGACTTCTCGATGTACCCCTGA